In Erigeron canadensis isolate Cc75 chromosome 6, C_canadensis_v1, whole genome shotgun sequence, the following are encoded in one genomic region:
- the LOC122605056 gene encoding non-symbiotic hemoglobin 2-like: MGFSEKQEALVKESWEVMKLDIPTLSLHLYKEILDIAPEAKGLFSFLKDTNEIPQNNPKLKSHAVKVFKMVCEAAIQLREKGEVVIYGSTLKALGSVHVQKGITDPHFEIVKEAVIRTVKKAMGEKCNGEMKDAWSEAYDQLAAAIKTEMKKETTCAA, encoded by the exons ATGGGTTTTAGTGAGAAACAAGAAGCATTGGTGAAGGAATCATGGGAGGTCATGAAGCTAGACATTCCTACCCTTAGTCTCCATCTTTACAAAGA GATATTGGATATAGCTCCAGAGGCAAAAGGATTGTTTTCATTTCTTAAAGATACAAACGAGATCCCCCAAAATAACCCCAAGCTCAAGTCACATGCTGTCAAAGTTTTCAAGATG GTATGTGAGGCAGCAATTCAACTAAGGGAAAAAGGAGAAGTGGTGATTTATGGTTCTACACTTAAGGCATTGGGATCTGTTCATGTACAAAAAGGAATCACTGACCCTCATTTTGAG ATAGTGAAAGAAGCAGTGATAAGAACAGTGAAGAAGGCAATGGGGGAGAAATGCAATGGAGAGATGAAAGATGCATGGAGTGAAGCTTATGATCAGCTGGCTGCTGCTATCAAAACTGAAATGAAAAAAGAGACTACGTGTGCTGCTTAA
- the LOC122605769 gene encoding non-symbiotic hemoglobin 2-like: protein MGFDENQEALVKESWEIMKEDIPDLSLYFFTQVLEIAPGAKELFSFLKDTDEIPQDNPKLKAHAIKVFKMTCEAAIQLREKGEVVISGSTLKYLGSVHLQKGIAAPHFEVVKEGVLRTVEKGVGEKWGEEMKEAWSEAYNQLAAAIQAEMEKEAAETQLQETYTQPKEMQP, encoded by the exons ATGGGTTTTGATGAGAATCAAGAAGCATTGGTGAAGGAATCATGGGAAATTATGAAGGAAGACATTCCTGACCTCAGTCTCTATTTCTTTACACA GGTCCTGGAGATAGCACCTGGTGCAAAGGAATTGTTTTCATTTCTGAAAGATACAGATGAAATTCCACAAGATAACCCAAAGCTCAAGGCCCATGCTATCAAAGTTTTTAAGATG ACATGTGAGGCGGCGATTCAGCTGAGGGAGAAAGGTGAAGTTGTGATTTCTGGTTCCACTCTCAAGTATTTGGGATCTGTTCATCTGCAGAAAGGAATTGCTGCTCCTCACTTTGAG GTAGTTAAGGAAGGAGTGCTGCGAACAGTGGAAAAGGGAGTTGGGGAGAAATGGGGTGAAGAGATGAAGGAAGCTTGGTCTGAAGCTTATAATCAGTTGGCTGCTGCTATACAAGCTGAGATGGAAAAAGAGGCTGCTGAAACGCAACTTCAAGAAACGTACACGCAACCTAAGGAAATGCAACCTTAA